The proteins below come from a single Desulfovibrio sp. genomic window:
- a CDS encoding DinB family protein codes for MDLKKGQNIIDVFDALLQSTDPALAHVRVAADAWTLTEIVGHLVDSAANNHQRFARLISGNLEQFPPYDAEIFVTVQQYDGCDFAEMAKFWRQYNWMLMHIMRAIPATALENMWQRPDGAKSLRTLVEGYFEHIEMHTGQYRERLQRVTTHILS; via the coding sequence AAGGACAAAACATAATTGATGTCTTTGATGCGCTGTTACAGTCTACAGATCCAGCCCTCGCGCATGTGCGGGTGGCGGCAGACGCATGGACGCTTACGGAAATTGTCGGCCATCTTGTGGATTCTGCTGCCAACAACCATCAGCGGTTTGCCCGCTTGATATCGGGCAACCTTGAACAGTTTCCCCCATATGACGCGGAAATATTTGTGACTGTTCAGCAGTATGACGGCTGTGATTTTGCAGAAATGGCAAAGTTCTGGCGGCAATATAACTGGATGCTCATGCACATAATGCGGGCAATACCCGCCACGGCCCTTGAGAATATGTGGCAGCGCCCGGATGGGGCAAAGTCTCTACGGACTCTTGTTGAAGGCTACTTTGAGCATATAGAGATGCACACAGGCCAGTATCGCGAGCGCTTGCAGCGGGTAACGACTCATATTTTAA